ACCAGACCATGCAGCTGCTTTATCAGTCCAGCACCACATCGCTGTGCGACGTTAAAATACTGGACGTGCTCAACTCCTATGAGCCGGATGCGCTCAGCGTGcaggcagcgcagcagcagcagcagcagcaacaacaacaacagcagcagcagccgcacacGACCAGCTGCAATGACGAGGCGTCTTCCTCGTCCGGCAGTGTCAAGCTGGAGAGCAGCAATGGCACGCCAAATGGCACTTGCATTTttcagaacaacaacaatgatcCGCACGAAATACTTGGTGTACTTAGCGATCTCTATGACAAGGAGCTGGTCAGCGTAATAGGCTGGGCCAAGCAGATACCCGGCTTTATAGAGCTGCCGTTGAACGATCAGATGAAGCTGCTCCAAGTGTCCTGGGCCGAGATACTGACGCTACAATTAACCTTTCGCTCGCTGCCATTTAATGGCAAACTGTGCTTTGCCACCGACGTCTGGATGGACGAGTTGCTGGCCAAGGAGTGCGGCTATACGGAGTTCTACTATCATTGTGTCCAGATAGCACAGCGCATGGAGCGCATTTCGCCACGGCGCGAGGAATACTATCTACTGAAGGCACTGCTGCTGTCCAATTGTGATATACTGCTGGACGATCAGAGCTCGTTGCGTGCCTTTCGGGACACCATACTCAATTCGCTCAACGATGTTGTCTACTTGCTGCGCCACTCGTCCGCGGTGtcccatcagcagcagctgctgctgttgttgccctcGCTGCGGCAGGCGGACGACATACTGCGACGCTTTTGGCGCGGCGTGGCACGCGACGAGCACATCAACATGAAGAAACTCTTTCTCGAGATGCTCGAACCGCTGGCCAGGTGAAAGCGAATCCCAACCACAAACAGGAACAActcccaacagcagcagcagcatcaaatTGCCAGTCGATTTAGCTTCTAAGTTCAGGTGCAAATATCGGTTTAAGTTAAACTAGTTACTAATCTCCAGTTTGTAAGCATTCGAGGTGTAGCTCATAACTAGTGTATATAgcgtgtctgtgtatgtgaaTTATGCGTAGAGTAAAGAGTACATCGTATTGAAAACTTAAATAGCCATTTAATCAACTATCAAAACTACTTGACTAACATGTAACAGGAAAGAACATTTCGCTTCGGTGTGTGTTTtagccgaagattaaatacccttgcagacattaGTTTATAGCAGTTATACGATATAATTATATAGTTTATACACCGATTGTACGATATTATAGATTAGTCgcatattattatattgtataGCTTTAAGTTCTGTTTACCATCCATAGTTACTTTGAAAGCTAGGTCGTGTATAGTCGGAGAAATTGTTGCTAGAGGCTAGGGCATTATCAAATGTTTAATTCTGGAATTTTCGAC
The sequence above is a segment of the Drosophila virilis strain 15010-1051.87 chromosome 3, Dvir_AGI_RSII-ME, whole genome shotgun sequence genome. Coding sequences within it:
- the ERR gene encoding steroid hormone receptor ERR2 gives rise to the protein MSDGVSVLHIKQEVDTSSAGGASNSCCSPSSKATTTGHNNSSNSNSGMKSSPSVSPERQLCSSTTSLSCDLHNVSLSNDGDSNKGGAGSGGGGGGGNGSASAHNSSSASASAGSGSVRDEMRRLCLVCGDVASGFHYGVASCEACKAFFKRTIQGNIEYTCPANNECEINKRRRKACQACRFQKCLLMGMLKEGVRLDRVRGGRQKYRRNPVSNSYQTMQLLYQSSTTSLCDVKILDVLNSYEPDALSVQAAQQQQQQQQQQQQQQPHTTSCNDEASSSSGSVKLESSNGTPNGTCIFQNNNNDPHEILGVLSDLYDKELVSVIGWAKQIPGFIELPLNDQMKLLQVSWAEILTLQLTFRSLPFNGKLCFATDVWMDELLAKECGYTEFYYHCVQIAQRMERISPRREEYYLLKALLLSNCDILLDDQSSLRAFRDTILNSLNDVVYLLRHSSAVSHQQQLLLLLPSLRQADDILRRFWRGVARDEHINMKKLFLEMLEPLAR